The proteins below are encoded in one region of Roseovarius bejariae:
- the argH gene encoding argininosuccinate lyase, whose amino-acid sequence MTKTSNAMWGGRFAAGPDAIMEAINASIGFDKRLAAQDIAGSRAHAAMLAATGIISDSDAEAMREGLLTVLSEIDEGRFEFSTALEDIHMNVEARLKEVIGEPAGRLHTGRSRNDQVATDFKLWVRDQLDAAETGLVALIEALLVQAEAGADWVMPGFTHLQTAQPVTWGHHMMAYVEMFGRDLSRVRDARARMNECPLGAAALAGTSFPIDREMTAQALGFDRPAANSLDAVSDRDFALEFLSAASICAMHLSRFAEELVIWSSAQFRFVVLSDRFSTGSSIMPQKKNPDAAELIRAKIGRIFGANVALMTVMKGLPLAYSKDMQEDKEQVFDAADNLMLALAAMEGMVRDMAPQREALEGAAGAGFSTATDLADWLVRVLGMPFREAHHVTGALVAKAEAKGCDLPELSLAEMQEVHGEITKAVYDVLGVHNSVASRVSYGGTAPEQVRAQIARWKEVLG is encoded by the coding sequence ATGACCAAGACTTCGAACGCGATGTGGGGCGGCCGCTTTGCCGCCGGGCCGGATGCGATCATGGAGGCAATTAATGCTTCGATCGGATTCGACAAGCGGTTGGCGGCGCAGGATATCGCCGGATCACGCGCCCATGCGGCCATGTTGGCCGCGACGGGTATCATAAGTGATAGTGATGCCGAGGCGATGAGGGAAGGCTTGCTCACGGTCTTGTCAGAGATCGACGAGGGGCGGTTTGAATTTTCCACGGCGTTGGAAGACATCCACATGAATGTGGAAGCGCGCCTGAAAGAGGTCATAGGCGAGCCTGCGGGCCGGTTGCACACCGGGCGGAGCCGGAACGACCAGGTGGCGACCGATTTCAAGCTGTGGGTGCGGGACCAGTTGGATGCCGCCGAGACGGGGCTTGTTGCGCTGATTGAGGCGCTTTTGGTGCAGGCCGAGGCCGGGGCCGATTGGGTGATGCCGGGCTTTACCCATTTGCAGACCGCGCAACCCGTCACATGGGGCCATCACATGATGGCCTATGTGGAGATGTTCGGGCGTGATCTGAGCCGGGTGCGCGATGCGCGGGCGCGGATGAACGAATGCCCGCTGGGGGCCGCCGCTTTGGCGGGCACGTCTTTCCCGATTGATCGGGAGATGACGGCGCAGGCCCTGGGTTTTGACCGGCCTGCGGCGAATTCACTGGATGCGGTGAGTGACCGGGATTTTGCTTTGGAATTCCTAAGTGCGGCGAGCATTTGCGCCATGCACCTGAGCCGCTTTGCCGAGGAATTGGTGATCTGGTCCTCGGCGCAGTTCCGGTTCGTGGTGCTGTCGGATCGGTTCTCGACCGGGTCGAGCATCATGCCGCAGAAGAAGAACCCCGATGCGGCGGAATTGATCCGTGCCAAGATCGGGCGGATTTTCGGGGCGAACGTGGCCCTGATGACGGTGATGAAGGGGCTGCCCTTGGCCTATTCCAAGGACATGCAGGAAGACAAGGAGCAGGTCTTTGATGCCGCGGACAACCTGATGCTGGCGCTTGCGGCGATGGAGGGTATGGTGCGCGACATGGCCCCGCAGCGCGAGGCGTTGGAAGGGGCCGCCGGAGCGGGCTTTTCGACCGCGACGGATTTGGCCGATTGGCTGGTGCGGGTTCTGGGTATGCCCTTCCGTGAGGCGCATCATGTGACAGGGGCCTTGGTGGCCAAGGCGGAGGCGAAGGGATGCGATTTGCCCGAGCTGAGTTTGGCCGAGATGCAAGAGGTGCATGGCGAAATCACGAAAGCGGTCTATGATGTACTGGGCGTGCATAACTCGGTCGCCTCGCGCGTGAGCTATGGCGGGACGGCACCGGAGCAGGTGCGCGCGCAGATCGCACGGTGGAAAGAGGTCTTGGGATGA
- a CDS encoding TlpA family protein disulfide reductase: MKFIRFAFLYMALGLGANTAIAADLDTLNALRDGDMKKLNFHAEGKEVSQTPFTTEDGGTMTLADYQGKHIVLNFWATWCAPCRVEMPMLSDLQSQLGGEGFEVVTIATGRNAPPAMKKFFDEIGVANLPLHRDPKGQLAREMGVFGLPITLILDTEGQEIARLRGDAHWNSDSAKAIISTLIESTPEG; this comes from the coding sequence ATGAAGTTCATTCGTTTCGCATTCCTTTATATGGCGCTCGGTCTGGGTGCAAACACCGCCATTGCGGCAGACCTCGATACGCTCAACGCCCTGCGCGACGGCGACATGAAAAAGCTGAACTTCCATGCCGAGGGCAAGGAGGTCTCGCAAACCCCCTTCACCACCGAAGATGGCGGCACCATGACTCTCGCCGATTATCAGGGCAAGCATATCGTGCTGAATTTCTGGGCCACATGGTGCGCACCCTGCCGCGTGGAAATGCCCATGCTGTCAGACCTTCAAAGCCAACTGGGCGGCGAGGGGTTCGAGGTCGTCACCATCGCCACGGGCCGCAACGCGCCCCCCGCGATGAAAAAGTTCTTCGACGAAATCGGTGTCGCCAACTTGCCCCTCCACCGCGACCCCAAGGGGCAGCTTGCCCGCGAGATGGGGGTGTTCGGCCTGCCCATCACCTTGATCCTCGATACCGAGGGGCAAGAGATCGCCCGCCTGCGCGGTGACGCCCATTGGAACTCCGACAGCGCCAAGGCGATCATCAGCACCCTGATCGAAAGTACGCCCGAGGGCTGA
- a CDS encoding argininosuccinate lyase, whose amino-acid sequence MIRILAVLGLAALAGCGVDGEPIRPSMNTTIGVGNNGVSASTGATWTAGRTSVTVGTAL is encoded by the coding sequence ATGATACGGATCCTGGCGGTTCTCGGGCTTGCGGCATTGGCCGGTTGTGGCGTGGATGGGGAACCCATCCGCCCGAGCATGAACACGACGATTGGCGTGGGCAATAACGGCGTGAGTGCCTCGACCGGGGCCACTTGGACCGCCGGGCGCACGAGCGTGACGGTGGGCACCGCACT